In the genome of Streptomyces sp. V2I9, one region contains:
- a CDS encoding aminoglycoside phosphotransferase family protein — MGDVIDVPAELAATQSRYNGAAGRAFVAALPDLAARCLERWGLRVDGPSMHGMCALVLPVVREADGRPAALKLQAVDEETAGEPVALRAWAAAGAGAVELLGHDPETGALLLERLDERRPLSGEADVRGAVAALGAVLARLAAVPAPKGLRTLGAVVERMLAQAPEQTALLADAADRRLLADCAAAVREVAGEPGDRLLHWDLHYDNVLAGRAETGRAGEWIALDPKPLAGDPAFELFPALDNLFDAEEVVWRFDALTEALGLERDRERARAWTLGRVLQNGLWGAGGGEVRVAPDHAEIARRLLGR, encoded by the coding sequence ATCGGGGACGTGATCGACGTCCCCGCGGAGCTGGCCGCCACGCAGTCCCGGTACAACGGAGCGGCCGGCCGGGCCTTCGTCGCCGCCCTGCCGGACCTCGCCGCCCGGTGCCTGGAGCGGTGGGGGCTGCGGGTGGACGGTCCGTCGATGCACGGGATGTGCGCGCTGGTGCTGCCGGTGGTGCGGGAGGCGGACGGGCGGCCCGCCGCGCTGAAACTCCAGGCCGTGGACGAGGAGACGGCGGGCGAACCCGTCGCCCTGCGGGCCTGGGCGGCGGCGGGGGCCGGGGCGGTGGAGCTGCTCGGCCACGACCCGGAGACCGGTGCGCTGCTGCTGGAACGGCTCGACGAGCGGCGGCCGTTGTCCGGCGAGGCCGACGTACGGGGAGCGGTGGCCGCCCTCGGTGCGGTGCTGGCCCGGCTGGCGGCGGTGCCCGCGCCCAAGGGCCTGCGCACGCTGGGCGCGGTGGTGGAGCGGATGCTCGCTCAGGCCCCGGAGCAGACGGCCCTGCTGGCCGACGCGGCGGACCGGCGGTTGCTCGCCGACTGTGCGGCGGCGGTACGCGAGGTCGCGGGGGAGCCGGGGGACCGGCTGCTCCACTGGGACCTGCACTACGACAACGTCCTGGCCGGCCGCGCGGAGACGGGACGGGCGGGCGAGTGGATCGCCCTCGACCCGAAACCGCTTGCCGGGGACCCGGCCTTCGAGCTGTTCCCGGCACTGGACAACCTCTTCGACGCGGAGGAGGTGGTGTGGCGGTTCGACGCGTTGACGGAGGCGCTGGGCCTGGAGCGGGACAGGGAGCGGGCGCGGGCCTGGACGCTGGGCCGGGTGCTCCAGAACGGGCTGTGGGGGGCCGGGGGCGGGGAGGTCCGCGTCGCCCCGGACCACGCGGAGATCGCGCGGCGGCTGCTGGGGCGGTGA
- a CDS encoding FAD-dependent oxidoreductase: MTYAITQTCCNDATCVAVCPVNCIHPTPEERAFGSTEMLHIDPRACIDCGACADACPVDAIFPVDSLTGGQREYAEINAAYYAGDAGPPAGAEVEGPNFHVWGEPVFERSLPSDFGPLRVAVVGTGPAGMYAAQDLLLHTAAEVTLIDRLPVAGGLVRYGVAPDHPATKKVGDTFSRFHSHPRVRMHLGIEVGRDVTAEELSAHHDAVVYAVGASTDKRLGVPGEETPGCLSATAFVAWYNAHPEAVARGVDLSAERIVVVGNGNVALDVARILVADPEALAATDIAAHALDALRASRVREVVVLGRRGPEDAAYTRSELLALKHLPGVELVVDDHDPRTAAAIDAAGPGDRAGDLRGLVRVRTGTEPCGDSARRIVLRFHSEAVEILGGEDGVRSVRVTDGGGDGTADLRAGLLLRAIGYRGLPVPGLPFDEAKGTVPHEGGRIAGMPGSYVVGWIKRGPSGGIGANRTCAAETVGTLLADAVAGTLPAPTGDAKAFRRLARQRNRRVVDARGLAAIDRAERERGRAAGRPRVKLATVEELVATARSRRLLRLAR, translated from the coding sequence ATGACCTACGCCATCACCCAGACCTGCTGCAACGACGCCACCTGCGTGGCCGTGTGCCCGGTCAACTGCATCCACCCGACGCCGGAGGAACGCGCCTTCGGCTCCACGGAGATGCTGCACATCGACCCCCGCGCCTGCATCGACTGCGGGGCCTGCGCGGACGCCTGCCCGGTGGACGCCATCTTCCCGGTGGACTCGCTGACCGGCGGACAGCGGGAGTACGCGGAGATCAACGCCGCCTACTACGCCGGTGACGCCGGGCCGCCCGCCGGGGCCGAGGTCGAGGGGCCGAACTTCCACGTCTGGGGCGAACCGGTCTTCGAGCGGAGTCTGCCGTCCGACTTCGGGCCGCTGCGGGTGGCGGTCGTCGGCACCGGGCCGGCCGGGATGTACGCGGCGCAGGACCTGCTGCTGCATACCGCCGCCGAGGTGACCCTGATCGACCGGCTGCCGGTGGCGGGCGGTCTGGTGCGGTACGGGGTGGCCCCCGACCACCCCGCGACGAAGAAGGTCGGCGACACCTTCTCCCGCTTCCACTCCCACCCCCGTGTCCGGATGCACCTGGGCATCGAGGTGGGCCGGGACGTCACCGCCGAGGAACTGTCCGCCCACCACGACGCGGTGGTCTACGCGGTCGGGGCCTCCACGGACAAGCGGCTCGGGGTGCCGGGGGAGGAGACGCCCGGCTGCCTGTCGGCCACGGCGTTCGTCGCCTGGTACAACGCCCACCCGGAGGCCGTCGCCCGGGGCGTCGATCTCTCCGCCGAGCGGATCGTCGTCGTGGGCAACGGCAATGTCGCCCTCGACGTCGCCCGCATCCTGGTCGCCGACCCGGAGGCGCTGGCGGCCACCGACATCGCCGCCCACGCGCTGGACGCGCTGCGGGCGAGCCGGGTGCGGGAGGTCGTGGTGCTGGGGCGGCGGGGCCCCGAGGACGCCGCGTACACCCGCTCCGAACTCCTCGCGCTGAAGCACCTGCCGGGGGTGGAGCTGGTGGTGGACGACCACGACCCCCGGACGGCGGCGGCGATCGACGCGGCCGGTCCGGGGGACCGGGCCGGGGACCTGCGGGGCCTCGTCCGGGTCCGGACGGGCACCGAGCCCTGCGGGGACTCCGCGCGGCGCATCGTGCTGCGCTTCCACTCCGAGGCGGTGGAGATCCTGGGCGGCGAGGACGGCGTGCGCTCCGTACGCGTCACGGACGGCGGCGGGGACGGCACGGCTGACCTGCGGGCCGGGCTGCTGCTGCGGGCCATCGGCTACCGGGGGCTCCCGGTCCCCGGCCTGCCGTTCGACGAGGCGAAGGGGACCGTCCCGCACGAGGGCGGCCGGATCGCCGGGATGCCCGGCAGCTATGTGGTCGGCTGGATCAAGCGGGGGCCGTCCGGCGGGATCGGCGCCAACCGCACCTGCGCGGCCGAGACGGTCGGCACGCTGCTGGCCGACGCGGTCGCCGGGACGCTGCCCGCCCCGACGGGCGACGCCAAGGCGTTCCGCCGGCTGGCCCGGCAGCGCAACCGCCGTGTCGTGGACGCGCGGGGCCTGGCGGCGATCGACCGGGCGGAGCGGGAGCGCGGACGGGCCGCGGGCCGGCCGCGGGTGAAGCTCGCCACGGTCGAGGAGCTGGTCGCCACGGCGCGGTCGCGGCGGCTGCTGCGGTTGGCACGCTGA
- a CDS encoding FAD-binding oxidoreductase, producing MSTVSTVVGGISFWYAQEGTPAPREPLPGDTNVDVCIVGGGYTGLWTAYYLKKAAPFLNITVLEAKFCGYGASGRNGGWLYNGIAGRDRYAKLHGHDAAVRLQKAMNETVGEVVRAAAEEGIDADIHRGGVLEVAHTPAQLARLKDFHSVEIAFGETDRVLRGARETAERVRVTGAAGSTWTPHGARLHPAKLVKGLADAVEALGVTIHESTPVTEIKPKHAVTPYGTVRAPYVLRCTEGFTASLKGQKRTWLPMNSSMIVTEPLPARIWDTIGWEGRETLGDMAHAYFYAQRTADDRIALGGRGRPYRFGSATDDDGRTHPATVTALRDLMVRLFPTTAGVRVDHAWSGVLGVPRDWCATVTLDRSTGLGWAGGYVGSGVATANLAARTLRDLIQQDSGQAGPTDLTTLPWVNHKVRRWEPEPLRWLGVHGMYAAYRAADRRETTSPRPGTDPLAKAADRIAGR from the coding sequence ATGAGCACCGTCAGTACCGTCGTCGGCGGCATATCGTTCTGGTACGCGCAGGAGGGCACCCCCGCCCCGCGCGAACCCCTCCCCGGCGACACGAACGTCGACGTCTGCATCGTCGGCGGCGGTTACACCGGGCTCTGGACGGCGTACTACCTGAAGAAGGCGGCCCCCTTCCTCAACATCACGGTCCTGGAGGCCAAGTTCTGCGGTTACGGGGCCTCCGGCCGCAACGGGGGCTGGCTGTACAACGGCATCGCGGGCCGCGACCGGTACGCGAAGCTGCACGGCCACGACGCCGCCGTACGGCTCCAGAAGGCGATGAACGAGACCGTGGGCGAGGTCGTCCGGGCCGCCGCCGAGGAGGGCATCGACGCGGACATCCACCGGGGCGGCGTCCTGGAGGTGGCGCACACCCCGGCCCAGCTCGCCCGCCTCAAGGACTTCCACAGCGTCGAGATCGCCTTCGGGGAGACCGACCGCGTCCTGCGCGGCGCCCGCGAGACGGCCGAGCGCGTCCGGGTGACCGGGGCGGCCGGCTCCACCTGGACCCCGCACGGCGCCCGGCTGCACCCGGCCAAGCTGGTCAAGGGGCTCGCGGACGCGGTGGAGGCGCTCGGCGTGACCATCCACGAGTCGACGCCGGTCACCGAGATCAAGCCCAAGCACGCGGTGACGCCGTACGGCACGGTCCGCGCCCCGTACGTCCTGCGGTGCACCGAGGGGTTCACCGCGAGCCTCAAGGGCCAGAAGCGCACCTGGCTCCCGATGAACTCGTCCATGATCGTCACCGAGCCGCTGCCCGCCCGGATCTGGGACACGATCGGCTGGGAGGGCCGCGAGACCCTGGGCGACATGGCGCACGCCTACTTCTACGCCCAGCGCACCGCCGACGACCGCATCGCGCTCGGCGGGCGCGGCCGCCCGTACCGCTTCGGCTCGGCCACCGACGACGACGGCCGCACCCACCCGGCCACCGTCACCGCCCTGCGCGACCTGATGGTCCGGCTCTTCCCCACCACGGCGGGCGTCCGCGTCGACCACGCCTGGTCCGGCGTCCTCGGCGTGCCGCGCGACTGGTGCGCCACGGTCACGCTCGACCGCTCCACGGGCCTGGGCTGGGCGGGCGGTTACGTCGGCTCCGGCGTCGCCACCGCCAACCTCGCCGCCCGCACCCTGCGCGACCTGATCCAGCAGGACTCCGGCCAGGCGGGCCCGACGGACCTCACCACGCTGCCCTGGGTGAACCACAAGGTCCGCCGCTGGGAGCCGGAACCGCTGCGCTGGCTCGGCGTCCACGGCATGTACGCGGCCTACCGCGCCGCCGACCGCCGGGAGACCACCTCGCCGCGCCCCGGCACGGACCCCCTCGCCAAGGCAGCGGACCGCATCGCGGGCCGCTGA